The following coding sequences are from one Paenibacillus sp. JDR-2 window:
- a CDS encoding carbohydrate ABC transporter permease, giving the protein MKAEAMNKPAAATKLRLTKKLKGTNDNNLAGYIFISPWLIGFLLLTAWPIIQSFYLSFTEYSLLEAPTWTGTDNYANIFTSDNDFKTSLKVTFIFVLFSVPLKLFFSLMVAMMLNKNVKGMNLYRTAIYFPSLIGGSIAVAALWRNMFNLNGYFNHVLSWFGIQGVGWITNPHTSLGTLILLNTWQFGSTMVIFLAGLKQIPGELYESASVDGASKLRKFFHITLPMLSPVMFFNLVLGIIGSFQMFTSAFIVTQGGPINSTYMYALFLYEKAFKHYQMGYASALAWILLVIVALMTAINFLVSRYWVFYETDGGKQK; this is encoded by the coding sequence ATGAAGGCTGAAGCTATGAATAAGCCGGCAGCGGCAACCAAGCTGCGCTTGACGAAGAAGCTCAAAGGAACCAATGATAACAACCTGGCAGGCTATATTTTCATTTCACCTTGGTTAATAGGCTTTTTATTGCTTACCGCATGGCCGATCATTCAATCGTTTTATTTGTCCTTTACGGAGTATTCGCTGCTCGAGGCTCCGACCTGGACCGGAACAGATAACTACGCCAACATTTTCACTAGCGATAACGATTTCAAGACATCGCTTAAAGTCACCTTTATCTTCGTATTGTTTTCCGTCCCGCTTAAGCTTTTCTTTTCCTTGATGGTCGCAATGATGCTGAACAAAAATGTGAAGGGCATGAATCTGTACCGGACGGCGATCTATTTCCCTTCTCTCATTGGCGGGAGCATTGCCGTAGCGGCGCTATGGCGCAACATGTTTAATCTGAACGGCTATTTCAATCATGTGCTTTCCTGGTTCGGCATTCAAGGCGTCGGATGGATAACGAATCCGCATACCTCGCTCGGAACTCTAATTTTGCTGAATACATGGCAATTCGGCTCTACGATGGTTATATTCCTGGCCGGACTGAAACAGATTCCTGGCGAGCTTTATGAATCGGCATCGGTTGACGGCGCCTCGAAGCTCCGAAAGTTTTTCCATATCACGCTTCCGATGCTGTCGCCTGTCATGTTTTTCAACTTGGTGCTTGGCATTATCGGCTCCTTTCAAATGTTCACCTCCGCGTTTATCGTTACGCAGGGCGGCCCGATCAATTCGACGTACATGTACGCGCTATTCCTCTACGAGAAGGCGTTTAAGCATTATCAAATGGGATACGCTTCCGCGCTCGCCTGGATTCTGCTCGTTATCGTAGCGCTAATGACCGCCATTAACTTTCTGGTATCGCGCTATTGGGTATTTTACGAGACGGACGGAGGGAAGCAAAAGTGA
- a CDS encoding GntR family transcriptional regulator, with translation MSIETASSEQSPISLSEHVYIALKRKIMKGELLPGHRMIVLDIAKQFSVSQAPVREALERLKQEGLIVGKMNKGSAVSEITAKEIRDIYELRQMVEGQALRRAMKVLEDKDIAYLESVIEGMREAIDKDDPYRLVELDMLFHGYFYLRSGNDLLYDIWNSIKTKVMRFITVTNKDHPGHTLSDSHTEILDLIKSGDVDKTETNLIRGLDFYKNYTGE, from the coding sequence GTGTCCATCGAAACAGCCAGTTCAGAGCAAAGTCCAATCTCTCTTAGCGAGCATGTCTATATCGCCTTAAAGAGAAAAATTATGAAGGGTGAACTGCTGCCCGGACACCGCATGATCGTTTTGGATATCGCCAAGCAATTCAGCGTCAGTCAAGCACCGGTTAGGGAGGCGCTCGAGAGACTGAAGCAGGAAGGTCTTATTGTCGGCAAAATGAATAAAGGCTCGGCTGTTTCCGAGATTACAGCCAAGGAGATACGAGACATTTACGAGCTCCGGCAAATGGTCGAAGGTCAGGCGCTTCGCAGAGCGATGAAAGTGCTGGAGGATAAGGATATTGCTTACCTGGAAAGCGTCATTGAAGGCATGCGGGAAGCGATCGACAAGGACGATCCGTACCGGCTGGTTGAACTGGATATGCTCTTTCACGGGTACTTTTATTTGAGGAGCGGCAATGATCTTCTATACGACATTTGGAATAGCATCAAAACGAAAGTTATGCGCTTTATTACGGTAACGAACAAGGATCACCCGGGCCATACTCTTTCTGACTCCCATACCGAAATATTGGATCTGATCAAATCAGGCGACGTCGATAAGACGGAAACGAATCTGATAAGGGGATTGGATTTCTATAAAAACTATACCGGAGAGTAG
- a CDS encoding helix-turn-helix domain-containing protein has translation MKQGVMDRIQTLNDLLPGRSFEAGEMKRRLEESGLHAYYSYPALALFCVSSAEADLWSRRYAVDELYAFIKRYGADNTAILPDDRGNVGVIFSWDDRESVMKLYGSICKQEHSFNPQLISLGISNPTSQLSSLHHGYEQALFAMNHRFYQKHSQPIYFSSIPEYTMDAEYPLEREDELLHILTRDSNTEYATTRQAVEDFYGKLIRNGPLPVKKVVDATLQLLVSLQLRVKYELGQSHLCSTPDITALTQMNTLEEMTDAVCKAIKGWGGTPSASDSLNRNLVKKAVTLMEEEYDKASLHYVADKVFITPAYLSSLFKSKMGVTFIEHLTRIRISHAKKLLKQTHLRNYEVAERVGYQDSRYFSQIFKKKVGLSPSEFRDAN, from the coding sequence ATGAAGCAAGGGGTAATGGATCGTATCCAGACGCTAAACGACCTGCTCCCCGGCAGAAGCTTTGAAGCCGGAGAAATGAAGAGGAGGCTGGAAGAGAGCGGGCTGCACGCTTATTATTCCTACCCGGCTCTAGCCCTGTTTTGCGTTAGCAGCGCAGAGGCGGATTTATGGTCCCGAAGATACGCTGTGGATGAACTGTATGCGTTTATCAAGCGTTATGGAGCAGACAACACTGCTATTCTGCCGGATGACAGGGGAAACGTCGGAGTCATTTTCTCCTGGGACGACCGCGAATCCGTCATGAAGCTGTACGGCAGCATTTGCAAGCAAGAGCATAGCTTTAACCCTCAATTGATCTCGCTAGGCATCAGCAATCCTACTTCGCAATTATCAAGTCTGCATCACGGATACGAGCAAGCCCTCTTCGCAATGAATCACCGATTCTACCAAAAACATTCACAGCCCATTTACTTCAGCAGTATTCCCGAGTATACAATGGACGCCGAGTACCCCCTAGAAAGGGAAGACGAGCTCCTGCACATCCTGACCCGCGATTCTAACACCGAATATGCAACAACCCGGCAAGCGGTGGAAGACTTTTACGGGAAGCTCATTCGAAACGGACCTCTGCCTGTCAAAAAAGTCGTCGACGCGACGCTTCAGCTCCTGGTCAGTCTGCAGCTGCGGGTCAAATACGAGCTAGGCCAGTCCCATCTATGCAGCACGCCCGATATTACGGCGCTTACGCAGATGAATACACTGGAAGAGATGACAGATGCCGTGTGCAAGGCGATAAAAGGATGGGGAGGTACGCCTAGCGCCTCCGACAGCCTGAATCGCAACCTAGTAAAGAAAGCGGTTACATTAATGGAGGAGGAATACGATAAGGCATCCTTGCACTACGTCGCCGATAAAGTATTCATTACCCCCGCCTATTTGAGCTCCTTATTCAAATCAAAAATGGGTGTCACATTTATCGAGCATCTAACCCGCATCCGAATATCCCATGCCAAAAAACTGCTCAAGCAGACGCATTTAAGAAACTACGAGGTCGCCGAACGAGTAGGCTACCAGGACTCTCGTTATTTCAGTCAAATTTTCAAAAAGAAGGTGGGTTTGTCTCCAAGCGAATTCCGGGACGCAAATTAA
- a CDS encoding ABC transporter substrate-binding protein produces MKRSVYKGLTLLSLAAMLALTACGSGGGNNGESTAPNNSGNGDSKAPVKLKIMWQGADIRHQAMLKTQEVYTKENPSITFSPEYMAWDDYWKKLPTLAASHSLPDVLHMDGAYIQEYATRGTLEDLSDIDLSGVIDDKTLENLKIGGKLYGIPISRNAQGMAFNKEALEAAGIELPKKDWTWDEYFDFARNARTKLPDGVYPISDTDTWDFYQYYQMSYGKGRIIQEDGKKFNLDKDLFMNFYGIHAEFREKKIVPPADMVSAFKENDPQADPMASGKVMTRGATVGSVGALEQLMPGKIDVVNLPVGPEGGGWAQPTIFLSVSTDSKHKDEAKAFIKWFVTDKAAGQTYGTNFGIPIYDEIYTALEPTLAPKEKLGKKLYDTAIDKAMPFSPAAAGWTEWVDNYKKTMDSVMFGQKSIEDAYNEISKSGNAIAEKQAAK; encoded by the coding sequence ATGAAGCGAAGTGTCTACAAAGGTTTGACGTTGTTGTCGCTTGCCGCGATGCTGGCATTGACCGCTTGCGGAAGCGGCGGTGGGAATAACGGAGAGTCAACGGCTCCGAACAACAGCGGAAACGGCGACTCCAAAGCACCGGTGAAGCTCAAAATCATGTGGCAAGGAGCGGACATCAGGCATCAGGCGATGCTGAAAACGCAAGAGGTTTATACGAAGGAAAATCCATCGATTACCTTCTCGCCAGAATACATGGCATGGGACGATTATTGGAAAAAGCTTCCGACGCTTGCCGCTTCCCATTCGTTGCCGGATGTCCTGCATATGGACGGGGCATACATTCAAGAATATGCGACTAGGGGCACTCTGGAGGATTTATCGGATATCGATCTTAGCGGCGTTATCGACGATAAGACGCTCGAAAACTTGAAAATCGGAGGCAAGCTTTACGGCATTCCGATCAGCCGTAACGCGCAAGGCATGGCGTTCAATAAGGAGGCGCTCGAAGCGGCCGGCATTGAGCTGCCGAAGAAGGACTGGACTTGGGACGAATATTTCGACTTTGCGAGAAATGCGCGAACCAAGCTTCCGGATGGCGTCTATCCGATCAGCGACACGGATACGTGGGACTTTTACCAGTATTATCAAATGTCTTACGGCAAAGGCCGAATTATTCAAGAGGATGGGAAGAAGTTTAATCTGGACAAAGACCTGTTCATGAACTTCTACGGCATCCATGCGGAATTCCGCGAAAAGAAAATCGTTCCTCCAGCGGACATGGTCAGCGCGTTTAAGGAAAACGACCCGCAAGCGGACCCGATGGCAAGCGGCAAAGTCATGACAAGGGGCGCAACGGTTGGTTCGGTAGGGGCGCTTGAACAGTTAATGCCCGGAAAAATAGACGTCGTCAACCTTCCGGTCGGGCCTGAAGGAGGCGGCTGGGCGCAGCCGACCATCTTCCTTAGCGTAAGCACCGATTCCAAGCACAAGGATGAGGCGAAGGCTTTCATTAAATGGTTCGTGACCGATAAGGCAGCCGGCCAAACGTATGGCACGAATTTCGGCATTCCGATCTACGACGAGATCTACACAGCGCTTGAGCCTACCTTGGCACCGAAGGAGAAGCTGGGCAAGAAATTATACGATACGGCGATTGACAAAGCAATGCCGTTCTCCCCGGCTGCGGCAGGGTGGACGGAGTGGGTAGACAACTACAAGAAAACGATGGATTCCGTTATGTTCGGCCAGAAATCGATTGAGGACGCCTATAACGAAATCTCCAAGTCAGGAAACGCGATTGCAGAGAAGCAAGCTGCGAAATAA
- a CDS encoding carbohydrate ABC transporter permease — MNKTLRNYKVTSHLLLIAFSLLMLYPVIWWVGASLKTTAEMSSPSIWPSTPLWENYTKGWQFSPEFTFGRFFGNTLLMEFWNVLGGVLTSAIVAYGFARLNFKFRGALFSILLLTMMLPGQVTIVPQYILYNKMQLMDSYIPLVLPHFFGGGAFFIFLLVQFIRGLPRELDEAAKIDGASVYGIFYRIVLPLIKPALVTVAIFTFIWSWDDFFAQMLYLNSVGKFTVGLALRMYVDQFEIQWGRLLAMSLLSVMPSVVLFFFAQKQFVEGIATTGLKG; from the coding sequence GTGAACAAAACGCTAAGAAATTATAAAGTTACCAGCCATCTGCTGCTGATTGCGTTCTCTCTCCTGATGCTTTATCCCGTTATCTGGTGGGTTGGCGCTTCGCTCAAAACGACGGCCGAGATGAGCTCGCCTTCCATCTGGCCCTCAACGCCGCTGTGGGAAAATTACACTAAGGGCTGGCAATTCTCTCCGGAATTCACGTTTGGACGTTTTTTCGGAAATACGCTCCTTATGGAGTTCTGGAACGTGCTGGGGGGCGTTCTTACAAGCGCGATCGTGGCATACGGCTTTGCGCGTCTAAACTTTAAGTTTCGCGGCGCTTTATTCTCTATCCTATTGCTTACGATGATGCTGCCGGGGCAAGTGACGATTGTTCCGCAGTATATTCTCTACAATAAGATGCAGCTCATGGACAGCTACATACCTTTAGTTCTTCCTCACTTCTTCGGCGGCGGCGCATTTTTTATCTTTTTGCTAGTGCAATTCATAAGAGGCCTTCCGCGGGAACTGGACGAAGCGGCCAAGATCGACGGTGCTTCCGTCTACGGCATTTTCTATCGGATTGTTTTACCGCTGATTAAGCCTGCTTTGGTGACCGTGGCAATATTTACGTTCATATGGAGCTGGGACGATTTCTTCGCGCAAATGCTGTACTTGAATTCGGTTGGCAAGTTTACGGTTGGTCTGGCGCTGCGCATGTACGTGGATCAGTTCGAGATCCAATGGGGCAGGCTGCTTGCGATGTCGCTGCTTTCGGTTATGCCGTCCGTTGTTTTGTTCTTCTTCGCTCAGAAGCAGTTTGTCGAGGGAATTGCAACAACGGGCTTAAAGGGATAA
- a CDS encoding SDR family NAD(P)-dependent oxidoreductase, whose product MKRKVVFIADADSWSAEELIARFSQDGANLILNSFQEDKEWDNVLASCSAAGSNLHVTHADLSSSGDLSTMLDQAEELLGPVDVMIYNRGAISPASVESCEETEFVEIMRKNAKSAFFCTQAIGKRMAARGFGSMIFVSSIHNEKPTGSSFTYSISQGAVKMLAHEAALFLGRSGIRVNVIEMGPVEGSDMAFQSPVSGLYDDYRYKVPSTKLGTASDLAELAFFLAGEEAGYLNGADIRLDGGFLLHYMDHRMNKPAEEATRTP is encoded by the coding sequence TTGAAGAGGAAAGTGGTCTTTATCGCGGATGCCGACAGCTGGTCCGCCGAGGAACTTATCGCACGGTTTAGCCAGGATGGCGCGAATCTCATTTTGAACAGTTTTCAAGAGGATAAGGAATGGGACAACGTGCTCGCGTCCTGCTCAGCCGCAGGCTCAAACTTGCATGTTACCCATGCCGATCTTAGCAGCAGCGGCGACTTATCGACGATGCTGGATCAGGCTGAGGAGCTGCTTGGCCCCGTCGACGTCATGATCTACAATCGCGGTGCGATAAGTCCCGCCTCCGTCGAAAGCTGCGAAGAAACGGAGTTTGTCGAAATCATGCGAAAAAACGCCAAATCCGCTTTCTTCTGTACCCAAGCGATAGGTAAACGGATGGCGGCAAGAGGCTTCGGAAGCATGATTTTCGTCAGCTCTATTCATAACGAGAAGCCTACTGGATCGTCCTTCACTTACAGCATCTCGCAAGGAGCCGTGAAGATGCTGGCTCATGAAGCAGCGTTATTTCTCGGCCGATCCGGCATCCGCGTCAATGTAATTGAGATGGGCCCGGTCGAAGGCTCGGATATGGCGTTCCAAAGCCCGGTTTCCGGACTTTATGACGATTACCGTTATAAGGTGCCAAGCACAAAGCTCGGGACGGCTAGCGATTTGGCCGAGCTTGCCTTCTTCCTTGCCGGAGAGGAAGCCGGTTATTTGAACGGAGCCGATATCCGGCTGGACGGCGGTTTTCTCCTGCATTATATGGATCATCGCATGAACAAACCGGCCGAGGAGGCGACGCGAACGCCATGA
- a CDS encoding mandelate racemase/muconate lactonizing enzyme family protein → MTQQETYESTLAHVNTYSTPSELRITDIRFADIAGAPMHCSLIKVFTNQGIVGFGEVRDGADKQFALQLKSRLLGENPCNIDKLFRRIKQFGGQSRQGGGVSGIEIALWDIAGKAYGMPIYQMLGGKFRDKIRMYCDTDVDGKDTGKAMGLALQKRMEQGYTFLKMDLGINQIINEPGTLSAPLGFLEEMKALSKSWYSRKHANLTEHQLREIRSRHYDIYNIAHPFTGIHVTEKGLDMLEQYVADVRMVVGYEVPLAVDHFGHIGLQDCIKLGRRIEKYNLAWMEDMIPWQYANQYAQLASAVTTPICTGEDIYLKENFKPLLESGGVSVIHPDVLTTGGILETKKIGDMAQEYGVAMAIHMAESPIACLAAVHAAAATENFLALEYHSVDVEWWDDLIVSKLPKPLVQNGFIHVPDAPGLGIEALNDEVIAQHLHPEIPGLWLPTDEWNGYWSNDRLWS, encoded by the coding sequence ATGACTCAACAGGAAACCTATGAAAGCACGTTAGCCCACGTCAATACCTACTCCACCCCTTCGGAGCTTCGCATTACCGACATTCGTTTTGCCGATATCGCGGGCGCTCCAATGCACTGCAGCTTGATCAAGGTGTTCACGAACCAAGGCATCGTTGGTTTCGGCGAGGTACGCGATGGCGCCGACAAACAGTTTGCCCTTCAGCTAAAAAGCAGGCTGCTGGGCGAAAATCCGTGCAATATCGACAAGCTGTTCCGCAGAATCAAACAATTCGGCGGACAGTCCAGGCAAGGCGGCGGCGTGAGCGGCATTGAGATCGCGCTATGGGATATCGCCGGCAAGGCTTACGGCATGCCCATCTATCAAATGCTTGGCGGTAAATTCCGCGACAAGATCCGCATGTATTGCGATACCGACGTCGACGGCAAAGATACGGGAAAAGCCATGGGTCTGGCGCTGCAAAAAAGAATGGAACAAGGCTACACCTTCCTAAAGATGGATCTGGGCATCAATCAAATTATAAACGAGCCCGGAACGTTAAGCGCCCCGCTTGGCTTCTTGGAGGAAATGAAAGCGCTGTCCAAATCCTGGTATTCCCGAAAGCATGCGAACCTCACGGAGCATCAGCTGCGGGAAATACGCAGCCGCCACTACGATATTTATAATATCGCTCATCCGTTTACGGGCATTCACGTGACCGAGAAAGGTCTCGACATGCTGGAACAATACGTAGCCGACGTTCGTATGGTCGTCGGCTACGAAGTACCTCTTGCCGTAGACCATTTCGGGCACATCGGCTTGCAGGATTGCATCAAGCTGGGCCGCCGCATCGAAAAATACAATCTGGCTTGGATGGAAGACATGATTCCGTGGCAATACGCGAATCAATACGCACAGCTTGCAAGCGCGGTGACGACTCCGATCTGCACCGGAGAAGACATCTATCTCAAGGAGAACTTCAAACCGCTCCTGGAATCCGGCGGCGTATCCGTCATTCATCCAGACGTGCTTACGACGGGCGGTATTCTGGAAACGAAGAAAATCGGCGACATGGCCCAGGAATACGGCGTCGCGATGGCCATCCATATGGCGGAGAGCCCCATTGCCTGCCTCGCAGCCGTACATGCAGCAGCCGCCACGGAAAACTTCCTGGCGCTCGAATACCATTCCGTCGATGTGGAATGGTGGGACGATCTCATCGTCAGCAAGCTGCCAAAGCCGCTGGTTCAGAATGGCTTCATTCATGTGCCTGATGCGCCGGGACTTGGCATCGAAGCGCTTAACGACGAGGTTATCGCACAGCATCTGCACCCGGAAATTCCAGGATTGTGGCTCCCTACCGACGAATGGAACGGCTACTG
- a CDS encoding mannonate dehydratase translates to MKLAEFFTSHPNQLWHLAKQMGVDYAVGPLPKEDNGLKPWDYMNLLHMKQRYENHGIQLLVIESAPPTNKIKLGLQGRDEEIEWMGQLISNMGALGIPVLCYNFMAQFNWFRTSTTTRTRGGALVSSYDHSLMQSAPLTEAGIVTEDHLWDNLRYYLERIVPIAEKAKVKLALHPDDPPISPIRGVSRILRNAEALQRAIDLVPSEYSGITLCQGTLATAGQHIPDVIRHFAAQNKLFFVHFRDVVGTPDKFQETFHDDGQTDMYEAMKVYYEVGFDGPARPDHVPTMEGEDNTNPGYETLGRLYGVGYIKGLMEAAMAERKSYAGSLNG, encoded by the coding sequence ATGAAACTAGCCGAATTTTTCACTTCCCATCCGAACCAGCTATGGCATTTGGCGAAGCAGATGGGGGTCGATTATGCCGTTGGTCCGCTGCCCAAGGAAGATAACGGCTTGAAGCCGTGGGATTATATGAATCTGCTGCACATGAAGCAGCGTTACGAGAATCACGGAATTCAGCTGCTTGTGATTGAATCGGCACCGCCAACGAATAAAATTAAGCTTGGCTTGCAGGGCCGCGACGAAGAAATTGAATGGATGGGCCAGCTTATATCGAATATGGGCGCTCTTGGCATCCCCGTCTTATGCTACAATTTCATGGCGCAATTCAATTGGTTCCGCACCTCGACGACAACGCGTACCCGCGGCGGGGCGCTTGTGTCCAGCTACGATCATTCTTTGATGCAAAGCGCGCCTCTTACGGAAGCGGGGATCGTAACGGAGGATCATTTATGGGACAACCTGCGTTATTACTTGGAGAGAATTGTGCCAATTGCCGAGAAAGCGAAGGTCAAGCTGGCTTTGCATCCCGACGATCCGCCTATTAGCCCGATTCGCGGCGTATCGCGCATTCTTCGTAATGCGGAGGCTTTGCAGCGTGCAATTGATCTTGTGCCAAGCGAATACAGCGGAATTACGTTATGCCAAGGCACGCTCGCGACCGCGGGCCAGCATATCCCGGATGTCATCCGCCATTTCGCGGCTCAGAACAAGTTGTTTTTCGTGCATTTCCGCGACGTCGTCGGTACGCCGGACAAATTCCAGGAAACGTTTCACGATGACGGCCAGACCGATATGTACGAGGCGATGAAAGTGTATTATGAGGTCGGATTTGACGGACCGGCGAGGCCCGATCATGTGCCAACAATGGAAGGGGAAGACAATACGAATCCCGGTTACGAAACGCTTGGACGTCTGTATGGCGTAGGGTATATCAAAGGCTTGATGGAGGCTGCCATGGCGGAAAGAAAGTCGTATGCCGGGAGCTTGAACGGATAA
- a CDS encoding SDR family NAD(P)-dependent oxidoreductase: protein MSHSLIGKSALVTGAGTGIGKGIALALAKRGAKVAIHYNSSDAGAKDTQHQIEELGGECITVQADVADRGQVIRMVDTAAAELGGIDILVNNAALQLNIPWFEYTEELYDRVMNINLKGYWQCMQTVIPYMKERHFGRIINISSVHGKRPTDFDVVYCMSKGGIKMLGRESAIELARYGITVNTIAPGAVDVGKFKASHKEPNRKKFPLGRVGLPEDIASLACYVASDEASFMTGSTIRVDGAGMLM, encoded by the coding sequence ATGAGCCACAGCTTGATAGGAAAATCGGCACTTGTCACCGGCGCGGGAACGGGCATCGGCAAAGGTATTGCCTTAGCGCTGGCAAAGCGCGGCGCGAAGGTTGCCATTCACTATAATTCCAGCGATGCCGGAGCCAAAGATACGCAGCATCAAATCGAAGAGCTTGGCGGCGAGTGCATAACCGTGCAAGCCGACGTCGCCGACCGGGGGCAGGTTATCCGCATGGTCGACACGGCTGCAGCTGAGCTTGGCGGCATAGACATTCTGGTCAACAATGCCGCTCTTCAGTTAAACATCCCTTGGTTTGAATATACGGAAGAACTATACGACCGCGTCATGAACATTAACCTTAAAGGGTACTGGCAATGCATGCAGACGGTTATCCCTTACATGAAGGAACGGCATTTTGGCCGCATTATTAACATTTCCTCCGTGCATGGCAAAAGACCTACCGATTTCGACGTTGTGTACTGCATGTCGAAAGGCGGCATCAAAATGCTCGGGAGGGAAAGCGCTATTGAGCTAGCACGTTATGGCATAACGGTCAATACAATCGCGCCCGGTGCGGTCGACGTAGGCAAGTTCAAGGCATCGCATAAGGAACCAAACCGCAAAAAATTCCCGCTTGGACGCGTCGGACTACCTGAGGACATTGCTTCACTAGCCTGCTACGTGGCCTCTGACGAAGCTTCGTTTATGACCGGCTCCACCATCCGCGTGGATGGTGCCGGCATGTTGATGTAA